In Roseofilum reptotaenium CS-1145, a single genomic region encodes these proteins:
- a CDS encoding DUF3419 family protein: MSSEIEERAQFSQIRYGQCWEDADILLEGLAIQPGDTCLSIASAGDNTLALLTRSPERVIALDLSLAQLACLELRVAAYRCLTHPELLFLMGSATETTEPTSRQTLYQRCRPHLSPTVQQFWGDRPQLIAMGIGNSGKFERYFEIFRRYILPLVHGKKQIDQLLQGGILEERQLFYNQVWNSRRWRWMFRLFFSRTVMGNLGRDPSFFQYVNANVAERIFDRAEYALTQLNPADNPYLQWILTGHHTTALPYALRPEHFDTIRANLDRLEWHQCSVEAFLDQLPNQTIDRYNLSDMFEYMSLESYHQILEQLIQKGRKGGRLAYWNLLVPRHCSPEWSSQIRPLSDLAHHLYDQDKAFFYSAFHVEEIV; encoded by the coding sequence ATGTCCAGCGAAATCGAAGAGCGTGCCCAATTCTCCCAGATTCGCTATGGTCAATGTTGGGAAGATGCTGATATCCTCTTAGAAGGTTTAGCGATTCAACCGGGAGATACTTGCTTATCGATCGCATCAGCCGGTGATAATACTTTAGCTCTGTTAACGCGATCGCCAGAGCGAGTCATTGCCCTAGACCTGAGTTTAGCACAACTGGCCTGTTTAGAATTGCGGGTTGCAGCCTATCGCTGTTTAACTCATCCAGAGCTATTATTTCTCATGGGTAGCGCCACTGAAACCACAGAACCCACAAGCCGACAAACCCTGTATCAGCGCTGTCGTCCCCATCTTTCGCCTACCGTACAACAGTTTTGGGGCGATCGCCCGCAATTGATTGCCATGGGAATCGGAAATAGTGGTAAATTCGAGCGCTACTTTGAGATTTTTCGTCGCTATATTTTACCCTTAGTCCATGGCAAAAAACAGATTGACCAACTCTTGCAAGGGGGAATCCTAGAAGAGCGCCAATTATTTTATAATCAGGTTTGGAATAGCCGACGATGGCGATGGATGTTTCGCCTCTTTTTCTCCCGCACGGTAATGGGAAATTTAGGGCGAGACCCCAGTTTTTTCCAATATGTGAATGCCAATGTCGCTGAACGAATTTTCGATCGCGCTGAATATGCCCTAACTCAGCTTAACCCGGCGGATAATCCCTATTTACAATGGATTTTAACCGGACATCATACCACCGCACTGCCCTATGCCCTGCGTCCAGAACACTTTGACACAATTCGTGCTAACCTCGATCGCCTAGAATGGCATCAGTGTTCTGTAGAAGCCTTTCTCGATCAGTTACCCAACCAGACAATCGATCGCTACAATCTCAGTGATATGTTTGAATATATGTCTTTAGAGTCTTATCACCAGATTCTGGAACAACTGATTCAAAAAGGCCGTAAAGGAGGCAGATTAGCCTATTGGAATTTATTGGTTCCTCGCCATTGTTCCCCAGAATGGTCGAGTCAAATTCGCCCCCTTTCTGACTTAGCCCATCATCTCTACGATCAAGATAAGGCATTTTTTTATAGCGCCTTTCATGTAGAGGAAATTGTGTAG
- a CDS encoding GUN4 domain-containing protein gives MSNERSNETQTPDLETRVSELEAQIAQLSVMTSLPEKVNKLQEQVEYLLNVVTDVERYGKLGECLSAGQWKEADDITTALMLEAMGQSRHDKLTPDDVLMCPCSIIRVIDRLWLKYSNGKFGFSVQKQFYVEEGGSDDISKVDMKILEKTAAKMGWFKDGKFLELENLDFSLDAPAGSHPSGWWRSPYGGKMATYFFARMIRCGM, from the coding sequence ATGTCTAACGAACGCTCCAATGAAACCCAAACACCTGATTTAGAAACTCGTGTTTCTGAACTGGAGGCGCAAATAGCTCAGTTGAGTGTAATGACATCCTTACCCGAAAAAGTCAATAAACTACAAGAACAAGTTGAATACTTACTCAATGTCGTCACTGATGTAGAGCGCTATGGTAAGTTGGGTGAATGTTTAAGTGCTGGTCAGTGGAAGGAAGCAGACGACATTACTACTGCCTTAATGTTAGAAGCGATGGGCCAAAGCCGTCATGATAAATTAACGCCGGATGATGTGCTGATGTGTCCCTGTAGTATTATTCGCGTGATCGATCGCCTGTGGCTCAAATATAGTAATGGCAAGTTCGGTTTTAGCGTCCAGAAACAATTCTATGTGGAGGAGGGGGGTAGTGATGATATTTCTAAAGTGGATATGAAGATTTTAGAGAAAACAGCAGCTAAGATGGGTTGGTTTAAAGATGGCAAATTTTTGGAGCTAGAGAACCTGGATTTTAGCTTAGATGCGCCTGCGGGGTCTCATCCTTCGGGATGGTGGAGATCGCCCTATGGTGGAAAAATGGCGACCTATTTCTTTGCCCGGATGATTCGGTGTGGTATGTAA
- a CDS encoding YifB family Mg chelatase-like AAA ATPase gives MLARVWSASLVGINAIKVGVEVDVSGGLPAIVVVGLPDTAVQESRERVKATLRNSGYAFPMRRIVINLTPADLRKEGPSFDLPIGIGILAASEQVNPQLLGDYLFLGEVSLDGSLRPVAGVLPIAAAAEKLDITGLVVPEDNVQEAALVSGLKVYGFKQLSEVGDFLSQPDLYEPVVFNGVKRWQNSSAKRLDLEDVKGQVHGRRALEIAAAGGHNLCFIGPPGSGKTMLARRLPGILPPLSFDEALEVTQIHSVAGLLKNKGSLVCDRPFRSPHHSASGASLVGGGSYPRPGEISLAHEGILFLDELSEFKRNVLEFLRQPLEDGEVTISRARQTVTFPAQFTLVASTNPCPCGYYGDSIQSCTCSPRQRINYWAKLSGPLLDRIDLQVAVNRLKPEEITQQSIGEPSATVLERVKMGRDRARFRFQNDPNLHCNAHMQTSHLRQWCQLDQTCQQILEGAIRKLGLSARGTDRILKVARTIADLAGQETLQSAHIAEAIQYRMIDRMQ, from the coding sequence ATGTTAGCTAGAGTCTGGAGTGCATCCCTAGTCGGAATCAACGCCATTAAGGTGGGAGTTGAAGTTGATGTATCTGGGGGACTACCGGCGATCGTGGTGGTTGGATTGCCGGATACAGCGGTGCAAGAGTCGCGGGAAAGGGTGAAGGCGACCTTGAGAAATTCGGGATATGCATTTCCCATGCGAAGAATTGTGATTAACTTGACTCCCGCAGATTTGCGTAAGGAGGGGCCAAGTTTTGATTTGCCCATTGGTATTGGAATTTTGGCGGCTTCGGAACAGGTCAATCCTCAGTTACTCGGAGATTATTTGTTTTTGGGGGAAGTCTCCCTAGATGGGAGTTTGCGCCCGGTGGCTGGAGTGTTACCGATCGCCGCTGCTGCGGAAAAATTAGACATTACAGGATTAGTCGTTCCGGAAGATAATGTGCAAGAAGCTGCCCTCGTCAGTGGATTGAAGGTGTATGGATTTAAGCAACTTTCTGAAGTCGGGGATTTCCTCAGTCAGCCCGATCTCTACGAACCTGTAGTATTTAATGGCGTGAAACGTTGGCAAAATTCATCTGCGAAGCGTTTAGACCTTGAGGATGTTAAGGGACAAGTCCATGGTCGCCGTGCCTTGGAAATTGCGGCGGCGGGCGGTCATAATTTATGCTTTATTGGTCCGCCAGGTAGTGGGAAAACAATGTTAGCACGGCGTTTACCCGGAATTTTGCCACCCTTGAGCTTTGACGAGGCTCTAGAAGTGACTCAAATTCATTCGGTCGCTGGTTTATTAAAGAATAAAGGCTCTTTAGTGTGCGATCGCCCCTTTCGCAGTCCGCACCATTCCGCTTCAGGTGCTTCTTTAGTAGGTGGTGGCAGCTATCCCAGACCCGGTGAAATTTCCCTCGCCCATGAAGGTATACTTTTTCTCGATGAATTGAGCGAGTTTAAACGCAATGTTCTCGAATTCCTGCGCCAACCCCTCGAAGATGGGGAAGTCACCATTTCCCGTGCTCGTCAAACGGTTACGTTTCCCGCCCAGTTTACCCTCGTCGCTTCGACAAATCCCTGTCCCTGTGGCTATTACGGGGATTCCATTCAATCCTGCACCTGCTCCCCACGCCAACGAATTAATTACTGGGCCAAATTATCCGGGCCATTACTCGATCGCATCGATCTACAAGTTGCCGTCAACCGTCTCAAACCCGAAGAAATTACCCAACAGAGTATCGGGGAACCTTCAGCCACTGTACTCGAACGGGTTAAAATGGGACGAGATCGCGCTCGATTCAGATTCCAAAACGATCCCAATCTCCATTGCAACGCTCATATGCAAACTTCGCATCTGCGCCAGTGGTGTCAACTCGATCAAACTTGTCAGCAAATATTAGAAGGAGCCATTCGCAAGTTAGGATTATCCGCTCGGGGAACCGATCGCATCCTCAAAGTTGCTCGCACGATCGCCGATTTAGCTGGTCAGGAAACCCTGCAATCTGCCCATATCGCCGAAGCCATCCAATATCGGATGATCGATCGAATGCAATGA
- a CDS encoding chloride channel protein: MRPLLLPKRRVMIAEACLIGLVSGCSAVLLRNGIGTLGGWRIWLTQIFPAWFVLPIIGMTFAFFSGCLIEAFATETQGSGIAHVKAVLEGTPLPLGWRTALVKLTAGLLSLSSGLTLGRQGPTVQIGAALASEIARIFPTSPNHRRQMVAAGAAAGLAAGFNAPIAGMLFVLEELLHDVSELTLETAIGASFIGAVVSRIFGNDLDLNREVSASVAHFSAPEIPSFLMLGILAGILGTLFNQSIITSLTLNRRLPLTLPARMALTGLISGLCIALLPQTFNDHAGLRQLLLVGDLKATEVLLAFVVHFLLTCLAYGAGTPGGLFAPTLTLGAALGYLVGYSLGLPLGISPDTYALAGMGAFFSAVGKVPMTSIVIVFEITADFNLVLPLMIVSVVAYFVSSLLEKNSLYQRLLVWNGMEAQSHQRKTPEGFDELIAEDLMQHRVETLNLHLPLDQVVQAFSRSHHRGFPVVHGGQLVGIVTQEDLKKRNMNQKAVLGEIMTPDPVSVPPSCPLSEVVYCLNRYKLSRLPVTEGRRLVGIITRSDIIRAESDLLSGIGPTLGPAGGTSYVIYRTQGPATGKGRILVPVVNQRTAALLLQMAGAIAAEQDYELECLQVALVSHHTPVDQARVSFDAFQRWTNYTEKLGEQLGISVHTQVRVTHDIGKTILETVKYRHVDLLLMGWKGKTTTEGRIFGDVVDTLIRQAPCEVVLVKWATRGQQAKWHFNRWLLPLAGGPNAIAGAELLPGLMRLRYIQFKSKGHNWDQPFFPPEIQLCQVCSPEQKAQVSGMLEEVQQFLHSRLKSVSLVSGDRHKEELRLPKLSRVQLISEQVSEAIIQQAQKSHIDVVIMGASREGLLKQVIKGNIPEAIASGCDCTVILVRQAISLT, from the coding sequence GTGCGCCCTCTATTGCTACCCAAACGACGGGTGATGATTGCCGAGGCTTGTCTGATTGGATTAGTCTCTGGTTGTAGCGCCGTCTTACTCAGAAATGGCATAGGAACCTTGGGGGGGTGGCGGATCTGGCTTACCCAAATCTTCCCCGCTTGGTTTGTCTTACCCATCATAGGCATGACCTTTGCCTTTTTCTCCGGTTGTTTGATTGAAGCGTTTGCCACTGAAACCCAAGGGAGTGGTATTGCCCACGTCAAAGCTGTTCTCGAAGGAACCCCACTTCCTCTGGGTTGGCGGACTGCTCTGGTTAAGCTTACTGCCGGATTGCTTTCTCTCTCTTCTGGACTCACCCTCGGTCGTCAAGGGCCAACTGTACAAATTGGAGCTGCTTTAGCTTCGGAAATTGCGAGGATTTTCCCCACCTCTCCTAACCATCGCCGGCAAATGGTCGCCGCTGGTGCCGCCGCAGGACTGGCGGCTGGCTTTAATGCCCCGATCGCCGGCATGTTATTTGTATTAGAAGAATTACTCCATGATGTTTCGGAATTAACTCTAGAAACAGCGATCGGAGCCTCCTTTATCGGTGCAGTCGTCTCTCGCATCTTTGGAAATGACCTCGACCTCAATCGGGAAGTCAGTGCTTCGGTTGCCCATTTCTCTGCCCCAGAAATTCCGTCTTTCTTAATGCTAGGTATCCTAGCGGGAATTCTAGGTACACTCTTCAACCAAAGTATTATTACCAGCCTGACTCTCAATCGGCGCTTACCCCTGACTCTGCCTGCTCGCATGGCTTTAACTGGTTTAATTTCTGGCCTTTGTATTGCCTTATTGCCACAAACGTTTAATGACCATGCGGGTTTACGACAACTTTTGTTAGTCGGGGATCTTAAAGCTACTGAAGTCCTTCTTGCCTTTGTTGTTCATTTTTTACTCACCTGTTTAGCCTATGGTGCAGGGACACCTGGGGGACTCTTTGCCCCAACCCTAACATTAGGCGCAGCTCTTGGCTATTTGGTGGGTTACTCTCTAGGATTACCCCTCGGTATTTCTCCTGATACTTATGCCCTGGCGGGGATGGGAGCCTTTTTTAGTGCCGTGGGTAAAGTTCCCATGACCAGTATTGTGATTGTTTTTGAAATCACGGCAGATTTTAATTTGGTCTTACCCCTGATGATTGTGTCGGTGGTGGCCTATTTTGTATCCAGTTTGCTAGAGAAAAACTCCCTATACCAGCGTCTGTTGGTCTGGAATGGTATGGAAGCCCAAAGTCATCAACGCAAAACGCCGGAAGGCTTTGATGAATTGATTGCTGAGGATCTGATGCAACACCGGGTGGAAACCTTGAATCTCCATTTACCTTTAGATCAAGTGGTACAAGCGTTTTCTCGCTCTCATCATCGGGGATTTCCTGTGGTGCATGGAGGTCAGTTAGTCGGTATTGTTACTCAGGAAGATCTGAAGAAACGCAACATGAATCAGAAGGCCGTATTGGGGGAAATCATGACCCCCGATCCGGTGAGTGTTCCACCCTCTTGTCCTTTAAGTGAGGTGGTGTATTGTTTGAATCGTTATAAACTCAGTCGTCTTCCAGTGACTGAGGGACGGAGGTTAGTGGGGATTATTACCCGCAGTGATATTATCCGGGCGGAGTCAGATTTGCTCAGTGGTATCGGGCCAACCTTGGGGCCGGCTGGTGGGACTTCTTATGTAATTTATAGAACACAGGGGCCGGCAACGGGTAAGGGCCGGATTTTGGTTCCAGTGGTCAATCAACGCACAGCAGCTTTATTGTTACAGATGGCAGGGGCGATCGCCGCGGAACAAGATTATGAGTTGGAATGTCTGCAAGTCGCTTTGGTTTCCCATCATACTCCCGTCGATCAAGCTCGGGTCAGCTTTGATGCATTTCAACGCTGGACAAACTATACAGAAAAGTTGGGTGAACAGTTAGGCATTAGTGTCCATACTCAGGTGCGAGTCACCCATGATATTGGGAAAACGATTCTAGAGACGGTGAAGTATCGCCATGTGGATCTGTTGCTGATGGGATGGAAGGGAAAAACAACAACGGAGGGGCGCATTTTTGGGGATGTGGTGGATACCTTAATTCGTCAAGCCCCTTGTGAAGTGGTGTTGGTGAAGTGGGCTACCCGTGGACAACAGGCGAAATGGCATTTTAATCGCTGGTTACTGCCGTTGGCAGGAGGGCCAAATGCGATCGCCGGTGCTGAGTTGTTACCGGGTTTAATGCGCTTGCGATACATTCAGTTCAAATCGAAAGGCCACAATTGGGATCAGCCCTTTTTTCCCCCAGAAATCCAATTGTGTCAGGTCTGTTCTCCAGAACAGAAAGCCCAGGTTTCTGGGATGTTGGAAGAGGTGCAGCAGTTTTTGCACAGTCGCTTAAAATCAGTTTCTTTGGTATCTGGAGACAGACACAAGGAAGAGTTAAGATTACCTAAATTGAGTCGGGTACAGCTCATCTCTGAACAGGTCAGCGAAGCCATTATTCAACAAGCCCAAAAATCCCACATTGATGTCGTGATTATGGGAGCATCACGAGAAGGTTTACTCAAACAGGTGATTAAAGGCAACATTCCAGAGGCGATCGCCTCCGGATGCGATTGTACGGTGATTTTAGTGCGTCAAGCTATCTCTCTAACTTGA
- a CDS encoding ATP-binding protein, whose translation MRKRKNTILPQFSLVAGVALFLIVTWAILDFRDRSKTNFILQEQERFWSLKKNVKAIQLELTLARLDESQLTSSRKLIFFESFEERIKYILELSENLKEQCQNDREILILLSNTTRILDRYRISVNNILKAQTHMGLVGQEGVLLETTEAKREIENYLEKTNQDSLIVEFIHMQLDEKEFSNSLDMRIADGLLKRAKQLSQDVETLNLSPQLKIGLENELNHYRVLVSQLTANILELELLIAESTLQYQLIAPELIKIDQEIDTLLNQAAEDLRQQRHQSLYQMLIIFTSALLVLSLFTFLKIRSSQQLVIRLRNLAQGMEEIAVGNFLNTHSLPQGDDEIGFLTQRFLNMSLQIKTQIKTIKQEQKKAEDANQSKSKFLASMSHELRTPLNAILGFTQLMNRDLSLNQDHQKKLNIILQSGEHLLALINDVLDLSKIESGRITLTIKIFDLYKLLETLEVMLKVKANTKKIDFLIECDSEIPRWIKTDEVKLRQILINLLGNAIKFTEKGQVILRVSWLKYPAIPIGKISFEIEDTGPGIAPEEMSRLFEAFVQTETGRKSGEGTGLGLPISQKFVELMGGELRVESVMEKGSIFSFDIQVECLDLGKLETEVQRKRVIALQPNQAKYRIAIVEDKLENRLVLNELLVSVGFEVAEAYNGQEAIALWEQWNPHLIWMDIQMPEMDGYEATRCIRHLEKQKLTLLPQPPPPVTIIALTASVLEHERAAIFEAGCDEFVSKPFQETEIFEKIEKYLGVRYIYEEPKDLDRVTTEPSQDLSDVSQQLKTLSIDWIYSLHQSCMEADGDKALELIDEIRDACPRVVDSLTYLIENFQFEQLTHMTEVILNQQEF comes from the coding sequence ATGAGGAAACGAAAAAACACTATTTTACCTCAATTCTCTTTAGTGGCCGGTGTTGCCTTGTTTCTGATCGTGACTTGGGCCATTTTGGATTTCCGCGATCGTTCAAAAACCAATTTCATTTTACAAGAGCAAGAAAGATTTTGGAGTTTGAAAAAGAACGTTAAAGCTATTCAGCTAGAACTGACTTTAGCACGGCTGGATGAATCTCAGTTGACTTCGTCACGAAAGTTGATTTTTTTTGAAAGCTTTGAAGAACGCATAAAATATATTTTAGAGTTATCTGAAAATTTAAAGGAACAGTGTCAAAATGATCGAGAAATCTTGATACTGTTAAGCAATACAACGCGAATCTTAGATCGATATAGAATTTCAGTCAATAATATTTTAAAAGCCCAAACTCATATGGGTTTAGTTGGACAAGAAGGGGTTTTATTAGAGACAACAGAGGCTAAAAGAGAAATTGAAAATTACTTAGAGAAAACAAATCAAGATTCATTAATAGTTGAATTTATTCATATGCAGCTTGATGAAAAAGAATTTAGTAATTCTTTGGACATGAGGATTGCGGATGGATTACTTAAAAGAGCAAAACAATTAAGTCAGGATGTGGAGACACTCAACTTATCACCACAGCTCAAGATTGGTTTAGAAAATGAACTTAATCACTACCGAGTTCTTGTATCTCAATTAACGGCTAATATTCTAGAACTAGAATTGCTCATAGCTGAAAGTACATTGCAATACCAGCTCATTGCTCCAGAACTGATCAAAATTGATCAAGAAATTGATACTTTGTTAAATCAAGCTGCGGAAGACCTACGACAACAACGACACCAATCTTTATATCAAATGTTAATCATTTTCACAAGCGCTTTGCTGGTGCTTAGTCTCTTCACATTTTTAAAAATTCGGAGTTCACAACAGTTAGTGATTCGATTACGAAATCTGGCACAGGGAATGGAAGAAATTGCAGTAGGTAATTTTCTAAATACTCACAGTTTACCCCAGGGTGACGATGAAATTGGGTTTCTTACTCAGAGATTTTTGAATATGTCTTTACAAATTAAAACGCAAATCAAAACCATAAAACAGGAACAAAAAAAAGCGGAAGATGCCAATCAGTCAAAATCTAAATTTTTAGCGAGTATGAGTCATGAATTACGAACTCCACTCAATGCAATATTAGGCTTCACACAATTAATGAACCGCGACCTAAGTTTGAATCAAGATCATCAAAAAAAGCTCAACATTATTCTGCAAAGCGGCGAACATTTACTGGCTCTCATTAATGATGTTTTGGATTTGTCAAAAATTGAATCTGGACGCATCACATTAACGATAAAAATCTTTGATTTATATAAGTTACTTGAAACTTTAGAAGTCATGTTAAAAGTCAAAGCTAATACCAAAAAAATTGACTTTTTAATTGAATGCGATTCAGAAATCCCCAGATGGATTAAAACAGATGAAGTGAAATTGCGTCAAATCTTGATTAATTTATTAGGTAATGCTATCAAATTCACAGAAAAAGGCCAGGTAATTTTACGAGTCTCATGGCTGAAATATCCAGCAATACCCATTGGCAAAATCAGCTTTGAAATAGAAGATACAGGTCCTGGAATTGCTCCGGAAGAAATGAGCCGGTTGTTTGAAGCTTTTGTACAAACAGAAACAGGGCGAAAATCTGGTGAAGGAACTGGTTTGGGGCTGCCAATTTCACAAAAATTTGTTGAACTAATGGGTGGAGAACTTAGGGTTGAAAGTGTGATGGAAAAAGGATCTATTTTTAGTTTTGATATTCAGGTCGAATGTCTAGACTTAGGAAAACTAGAAACTGAGGTTCAGAGAAAACGAGTGATTGCACTGCAACCTAATCAAGCGAAATATAGAATTGCCATTGTAGAAGATAAACTGGAAAATCGCTTGGTTTTAAATGAACTTTTGGTCTCAGTAGGATTTGAAGTGGCAGAAGCTTATAATGGGCAAGAAGCGATCGCCCTCTGGGAACAATGGAATCCTCACTTAATCTGGATGGATATTCAGATGCCAGAAATGGATGGTTATGAAGCAACTCGGTGTATTCGTCATCTGGAGAAACAAAAATTAACCCTTCTACCTCAACCCCCTCCTCCAGTAACGATTATTGCTCTAACAGCTAGTGTTCTGGAACATGAAAGAGCAGCTATATTTGAAGCTGGGTGTGATGAATTCGTCAGTAAACCGTTTCAAGAAACGGAGATCTTTGAGAAGATCGAGAAATATTTGGGAGTACGCTATATTTACGAAGAACCTAAAGACTTGGATAGAGTAACCACTGAGCCATCACAGGATCTTTCGGATGTAAGCCAGCAACTTAAAACCCTATCCATAGATTGGATTTATTCTTTACATCAATCCTGTATGGAAGCAGATGGGGATAAGGCTTTAGAGCTGATCGATGAGATTCGTGATGCTTGTCCCAGGGTGGTGGATTCATTAACCTATTTAATTGAGAATTTTCAGTTTGAACAACTGACTCACATGACAGAAGTAATTTTAAATCAGCAGGAATTTTAA
- the aspS gene encoding aspartate--tRNA ligase, translating into MRTHYCGELQGKNIGETVTLCGWVDRRRDHGGVIFLDLRDRTGIVQIVSDPDRTPDSYGLAEKLRNEYVVTIEGRVTQRPEDSLNPKIATGEIEIYADKIELLNGIHRQMPFQVSSYEEEAVREDLRLKYRYLDLRRDRMSGNLQLRHQVIKAIRRYLEDEQHFIEVETPILTRSTPEGARDYLVPSRVNAGEWYALPQSPQLFKQLLMVSGFDRYYQIARCFRDEDLRADRQPEFTQLDMEMSFMSEEDIINLNEGLVCHIFKTIKNIDIPRPFPRITYKESMERYGCDRPDTRFGLELVEVSDVVKECGFKVFSGAVAAGGAVKILPIPNGNDNISNVAIKPGGELFKEATEAGAKGLAYIRVRENGEIDTIGAIKDNLSAEQKQEILQRTGAEAGHLLLFGAGDTATVNKTLDRLRQVIGKQMGLIDDNQINLIWVTEFPMFEWNPDEKRFEAMHHPFTAPNPEDLDDIKTARARAYDLVYNGNEIGGGSLRIYQREIQEKVFEAIGLSPEEAHNKFGFLLEAFEYGTPPHGGIAYGLDRLVMLLAGEDSIRDVIAFPKTQQARCLLTDAPATVDNRQLKELSVASTHKPKAKNG; encoded by the coding sequence ATGCGAACCCACTACTGCGGAGAATTACAAGGAAAAAACATTGGCGAGACGGTAACCCTGTGTGGTTGGGTCGATCGCCGTCGCGATCATGGTGGTGTAATTTTTCTGGACTTGCGCGATCGCACCGGAATCGTGCAAATTGTTAGCGATCCAGACCGGACACCCGACTCCTATGGACTGGCGGAAAAACTGCGCAATGAGTATGTGGTAACCATTGAGGGACGAGTCACCCAGAGACCCGAAGATTCACTCAACCCCAAAATTGCCACGGGAGAAATTGAGATTTACGCCGATAAAATTGAGCTACTCAACGGCATTCACCGGCAAATGCCGTTTCAGGTCTCCAGTTACGAAGAGGAGGCTGTACGGGAAGATTTGCGGCTGAAGTATCGCTATTTAGACTTGAGACGCGATCGCATGAGTGGCAACTTACAACTCCGCCACCAAGTCATAAAAGCTATCCGTCGCTACTTAGAAGACGAACAACACTTTATTGAAGTAGAAACCCCTATCCTCACCCGCTCCACCCCAGAAGGAGCAAGGGATTACCTCGTTCCCAGTCGGGTGAATGCGGGGGAATGGTACGCCCTGCCCCAATCCCCACAACTGTTTAAACAGTTACTGATGGTCTCCGGGTTTGACCGGTATTATCAGATTGCTCGTTGCTTCCGGGATGAAGACCTGCGAGCTGATCGCCAGCCGGAATTTACCCAATTAGACATGGAAATGAGCTTCATGTCCGAAGAAGACATTATTAACCTGAATGAAGGATTAGTCTGTCACATCTTCAAAACCATTAAAAATATTGACATTCCCCGACCCTTTCCCCGCATCACCTACAAAGAATCCATGGAGCGCTATGGATGCGATCGCCCCGATACCCGATTTGGACTTGAATTAGTCGAAGTTTCAGATGTCGTCAAAGAGTGCGGGTTTAAAGTCTTTTCTGGAGCCGTTGCCGCTGGTGGCGCGGTGAAAATTTTGCCCATTCCCAACGGCAACGATAACATTTCCAATGTAGCGATTAAACCCGGTGGCGAACTGTTCAAAGAAGCCACCGAAGCTGGAGCAAAAGGTCTCGCCTATATCCGCGTCCGTGAAAATGGTGAAATCGACACCATTGGCGCAATTAAAGATAACCTCAGTGCCGAACAAAAACAGGAAATCCTGCAACGCACCGGAGCCGAAGCCGGCCATTTACTCCTCTTTGGAGCCGGAGATACCGCTACAGTGAACAAAACCCTAGACCGGTTGCGGCAAGTGATTGGCAAACAAATGGGACTCATTGACGACAATCAAATTAACCTGATTTGGGTCACCGAATTCCCCATGTTTGAATGGAATCCTGATGAAAAGCGCTTTGAAGCCATGCATCACCCCTTCACCGCACCCAACCCAGAAGACCTAGACGACATCAAAACTGCCCGTGCCAGAGCCTACGATCTGGTCTATAACGGCAATGAGATTGGTGGGGGAAGCCTGCGGATCTATCAACGGGAGATTCAGGAAAAGGTGTTTGAGGCGATCGGATTATCCCCCGAAGAAGCCCATAATAAATTTGGCTTTCTCCTAGAAGCCTTTGAATATGGAACGCCTCCCCACGGCGGAATTGCCTATGGCTTAGACCGACTGGTAATGCTTCTTGCCGGTGAAGACTCTATCCGCGATGTGATTGCCTTCCCCAAAACCCAGCAAGCGCGGTGTTTGCTCACCGATGCTCCTGCAACCGTGGATAATCGCCAGTTGAAAGAACTTTCTGTGGCTTCCACCCACAAACCTAAGGCAAAAAATGGGTAA
- a CDS encoding glutathione peroxidase — protein MLQNKEGQTVPNVSFRARVNNEWKDISTDELFGGKTVIVFSLPGAFTPTCSSTHVPGYNELADVFKANGVDEIICVSVNDTFVMDAWAKDQKADKITFIPDGNGDFSAGMGMLVDKQDLGFGQRSWRYSMLVKDKTIDKMFIEPEKPGDPFEVSDAETMLQHINPSAVKPKMVSLFTKVGCPFCAKAKALLQEKGLEYEEIVLADAVSTRSLQAITGKITVPQVFIDGQHIGGSEDLAAYFAS, from the coding sequence ATGTTGCAGAATAAAGAAGGCCAAACCGTACCCAACGTCAGTTTCCGCGCTCGCGTCAACAACGAATGGAAAGACATCAGTACTGATGAGCTATTTGGTGGCAAAACGGTTATCGTCTTTTCCCTTCCTGGAGCATTCACCCCTACCTGCTCCTCTACCCATGTTCCTGGATATAACGAACTTGCGGACGTTTTCAAAGCTAACGGAGTTGATGAAATTATCTGCGTATCCGTTAACGATACTTTTGTAATGGATGCATGGGCGAAAGATCAAAAAGCCGATAAAATCACCTTCATTCCCGATGGTAACGGAGACTTCAGTGCTGGCATGGGTATGTTAGTAGACAAACAAGACCTCGGGTTTGGTCAACGCTCTTGGCGCTACTCCATGCTCGTCAAAGATAAAACCATTGACAAAATGTTCATCGAACCGGAAAAACCTGGCGATCCTTTCGAGGTTTCCGATGCAGAAACCATGCTCCAACATATTAATCCCAGCGCCGTTAAGCCGAAAATGGTATCTCTATTTACTAAAGTCGGCTGTCCCTTCTGCGCCAAAGCCAAAGCCCTGCTGCAAGAAAAGGGATTAGAATACGAAGAAATTGTACTTGCCGATGCTGTAAGCACCCGTTCTCTTCAAGCGATTACTGGCAAAATTACGGTTCCCCAAGTCTTCATTGATGGTCAACATATTGGCGGTTCAGAAGATTTAGCGGCTTACTTCGCTTCCTAG